The Amycolatopsis nigrescens CSC17Ta-90 genomic interval CGCCCCGGCCGGCACCCGCGCCACGATGGGCCTCGACCCGGGCTTCCGCACCGGGGTGAAGGTGGCCGTGGTGGACGCGACCGGCAAGGTGGTCGACACCCATGTGATCTACCCGCACCAGCCGGCCAACAAGTGGGACGCCTCGATCGCCGAGCTGGCGAAACTGGCCGCCCGGCACCAGGTGGACCTGATCGCGATCGGCAACGGCACCGCGTCCAGGGAGACCGACAAGCTGGCCGGCGAGCTGATCAAGAAGCACCCGGAGCTGAAGCTGACCAAGGCCGTGGTGTCCGAGGCCGGTGCTTCGGTGTACTCCGCGTCCGCGTTCGCCTCGCAGGAACTGCCCGGCATGGACGTTTCGCTGCGCGGCGCGGTGTCCATCGCCCGGCGGCTGCAGGACCCGCTGGCCGAGCTGGTGAAGATCGACCCGAAGTCGATCGGGGTCGGGCAGTACCAGCACGACCTGTCCGAGGTCTCGCTCTCCCGCTCGCTGGACGCGGTGGTCGAGGACTGCGTGAACGCGGTCGGGGTGGACGTCAACACCGCCTCCGCACCGCTGCTGACCCGGGTCTCCGGCATCACCACCGGCCTGGCCGAGAACATCGTCGGGCACCGCGACGAGCACGGCCCGTTCCGTTCGCGCGGCGCGCTGAAGGAGGTGCCGCGGCTGGGGCCGAAGGCGTTCGAGCAGTGCGCGGGCTTCCTGCGCATCCCCGGCGGCGAGGACCCGCTCGACTCCTCCAGCGTGCACCCGGAGGCCTACCCGGTGGTGCGCCGGATCCTGTCCGCCACCAGCACCGAGCTGCGTTCGCTGATCGGCAACACCCGCGCGCTGCAGAAGCTGCGGCCACAGGACTTCGTGGACGACACCTTCGGCCTGCCGACCGTCACCGACATCCTGGCCGAGCTGGACAAGCCAGGCCGCGACCCGCGGCCCGCGTTCAAGACCGCGACCTTCGCCGAGGGCGTGGACAAGCTCTCCGACCTCAAGCCGGGGATGCGGCTGGAGGGCGTGGTGACCAACGTGGCGGCGTTCGGCGCGTTCATCGACGTCGGCGTGCACCAGGACGGCCTGGCGCATGTATCGGCGCTGTCGAAGAACTTCGTCAAAGACCCGCGTGAAGTGGTGAAGCCGGGCGACATCGTCAAGGTGAAGGTGCTCGAGGTGGACATCCCGCGCAAGCGGATCTCGCTCACCCTCCGGCTGGACGACGAGCCGGGCGCCGGTGGCGGCGAGCAGCGCCGCTCCTCCGGTGGCGGCCGCGACGGCGGCGGCAACCGCCAGGCCCAGCGCAAGGGCGGCCAGCCACGCCGGCAGGGCCGCGACTCCGGCGGCTCGGGTGGCTCCGGTGGCTCGGGTGGATCCAGCGGTGGCGGCGCCCTCGCCGACGCCCTCCGCCGCGCCGGCTACGACAACAAACGCTGACTCTCTCCGGCAAATAGCCGGCTTTTCGCCCATCCAAAGGGCAGAAAGCCGGCTATTTGCCTTCCCCGGGGTGGTCTAGGCGGCGAGGGCGGCCGGGAAGGAGAGCAGGTCCGCCAAGGGGCGCCTTGGTGTGGGCGGCAGCGGCGCCGAATCCTTGACCACCCGGCCAAGGCGCAGCACGGCATGGGGAAAGGCGCCGTCCAGCACCCTGGTCCGGAGCAGCGTGCTGACCCCGGCGCTCGCCAGCGGTTCGGTCAGCGCGCAGGTGGCAAGGCCGAGCGCGGTGGCGGCTAGCAGCAGCGCGCTCATCGCCTCACCGGCCCGCAGCCGGGACAGCCGGTCGTGCGCGCGGGTGCCCAGCGCGAGGAACATCGACTGGCCGTCCTCGTCCACCAGCGCGTTGCCCTCGTCCGCGAGCAGCGCCTCCGGGGTCGCGTGCAGCCTCGCCGCCGCCGCGAGCTCGAGCAGGTAGTCGGGCTCCAGCCGATACATCCTGGCCGGCAACGCCACCACGTACGCCAGCCGCCGTCTGGTCAGCGAGTCACCGGCGATCCGGACCACCGCGCCTTCCACGCCCGCGTGCGCGATCAGCGCGGCGACCTGGGACCGCGGCACGAACCACGAGCTGTATCGCCGCCGGTCGGTCCGCCGCAGCGGGATCGCCGCGGCCATCGCCCGTTCGTCACCGGAGGGCGCGCCGCGGTACGGCAGCACCGTGGCCAGATGCGAAGGGTCGGCCGGCTCGGGCAGCCGGTGCACCCTGCTCCGCCAGCCGGACGCGGCCAGCGCCACCCGCAGGTGATGCAGCGCGGCCCCGCAGTCGAGCAGCGACTCCGGGCGGCGTTCGGGATCGGGGCGGGCATGCAGGTGCAGGCACCGCTCTTCGAGCCGCCAGTGCCACGGCTGCGAGTTGCGTGCGGACGGTGCCCGTGCGGCGAGCGCCAGCGCGGCCAGCACGGTGTCCTGATCCGGCGATCCGTAGTCCATCGAAGTACCTCCGGCCGAAGGGAACTTCCGGACCGAAGATGGCAGCCTGGCGCGGGCGCACGGCAGGGCCGAAAGACCTCCGAAGGCCGGCCACTCGGCCCCCGAACGGCCCTGAGCTGCGCCTAGGGCAGGGGTGCGGACCAGGCCAGTCTGGTGCCGCCGTCCCACACCTTGGTCACTGCCATCCGGCCGCCCGCCGCGTCCGCCCGCTGGACGAGGTTGTGCAGCCCGCTGCGGGCCGCCGAGTCCGGGATGCCCACTCCGTTGTCGGTGACCACGATGGCCAGATCGTCGGCCACCGACACGGTCAGGTTCACCGTGGTCGCCCTGGCGTGCCGCACCACGTTGCTGACCGCCTCCCGCACCACCGCCTCGGCATGGTCGGCCAGCGCCGCCGGCACCACGCTGAGCGGCCCGGACATCCGCACCGTGGAGCGCAGCCCGGCGTCCCCGGTCAGCTCGGCGATCACCTCGTGCAAGCGCTTGCGCAGCTGGCCGCCGCCCTGCGCGCCGTCGTGCAGGTCGAAGATCGCGGTGCGGATCACCCGCACCAGCTCCTGCAGCTCGTCCACGATCTCGCCGATCCTGACCTGGATCTCCGGCGACCTGCTGCGCTGCTGGGTGCTCTGCAGGGAAAGCCCGATCGCGAACACCCGCTGGATGACGTGATCGTGCAGATCGCGCGCGATCCGCTCCCGGTCGGCCAGCAGGTCCAGCTCGCGCTGCCGGCGCTGGTCGCCGGCCAGTTGCAGGGCGAGCGCGGCCTGGTCCGCGAAGGAGGCCATCAACGGCAGCAGCTCCGGGCCGAATGGCCGGCCGCCCCGCGCACGCAGTGCGGCCAGTACCCCGGTCACCGAGTCGCCGGCCCGCAGCGGCAGCACGAGCGCGGCCCCGAACGCGGCCCCGGTGCCGGTGGCGAGATCGTAGGTCAGCGCGGGCACCCGGCGCGGCGCCTTGCCGCGGAACACCTCGCCGCAGGTGGAGCCCTGGATGGGAATCGCGCGGCCGGTCAGCGCACCCGCGTCCAGCCCGGCGCAGACCCGGACCACCAGCTCCGGCACCTCCTCCGCGGGCAGCTCGGGGTCGTCCGCCAGTGCGATGAAGGCGTAGTCGGCCTCCGCCAAGTCTCGCGCCCTGGCGGCGATCAGGTTCAGCACCTCTTTGCTGTCGGTGGCCACCAGCAGGGCCGACCTGATCTCCGCGGCCGCCTCACGCCAGCGCTCGCGCGCACGGAGTTCCTCGTAGCGACGGGCGTTCTCCACCGCGATACCGGCCGCCGCTGCGAGCGCCTGCAGCACCACCTCGTCCGCCTCGGTGAACGCGGCGCCGTCCTCCTTCTCACTGAGGTGGAGGACGCCGAAGACCTCGTCCCGCACCAGCACCGGGACGCTGAGCAGAGATCGCAGCGCCGGGTGGTGCTCCGGAAAACCCTCCGCCGCCGGATGCGCGGACAGCTCGTCCAGGCGCAGCGGTGCGGCCCGCGCCGGCACCACACCCAGCAGGCCACGCCCGGTCGGCATCCCGCCGATCGCCTGGCAGACCCGCTCGTCGAACCCTTCGCAGAGGAACTCCGCCAGCCCGCCACCGGGAGCGAGCACGCCCAGCGCGCCGTAACGCGCGTGCACCAGCTTCCTGGCCACCCCGACGATGCGCTTCAGGGTGGGCCGCAGCTCCAGCCCCGAGCCGACCTCGAGCATCGCTTCGACCAGACCGTCCATCCGGCCGAGCGGACGCGGTCTGCCACCCTCGGTCACCGGTCAAGCCTGGCACTGGTCCCCGCGCTGTGCCAGCCCCGTTCGTGGCCGGTATTTCGGCCGTCACCACCGTAGTTTCGCGGCCAATGCGGCGATCTGCGCGCGCCGTTGCATACCGAGTTTCGCGAGCAGCCGGGAAACGTAGTTCTTCACGGTTTTCTCGGCCAGATGCATTCGTTCCGAGATCTGCCGGTTGGTGAGCCCTTCGCTGATCAAATTCAGCAGCACGCGTTCCCGCTCGGAAAGCGCCTCCAGCGGATCGGCATTCTCCACATCGGTCCGCAGCTTGGCCATCAGCGCCGCCGCGGCCCTGTTGTCCAGCAGCGAGCGGCCGGAGCCGACCTCGCGCACCGCGGAAACCAGCTGCATTCCGCGGATATCCTTGATCACATAACCGCCGGCCCCGGCAAGAATCGCGTCGAGCATGGCCTGTTCGTCGGTGAACGAGGTG includes:
- a CDS encoding Tex family protein; its protein translation is MLYRTYTRGRNRIVTVAVQSVQQKIAEELGVRENQVKAAVDLLDGGSTVPFIARYRKEATGMLDDEQLRTLEDRLRYLRELDERRGSVLESIRSQGKLDEALEAQIMAADTKSRLEDIYLPYKPKRRTKAQVAREAGLEPLADGLLGDPSTDPQAAAAVFVDAEKGVADAAAALEGARSILVERFAEDADLIGELREKMWAEGRLASKVRDGKADEGAKFSDYFEFSEPFTKMPSHRILAMFRGEKEEILDLTVEPEEPADDTAGPRVGPTDYERRIAQKFGVTDEGRPGDKWLNDTVRWAWRTKILLHLGIDLRLRLRQSAEDDAVRVFAANLRDLLLAAPAGTRATMGLDPGFRTGVKVAVVDATGKVVDTHVIYPHQPANKWDASIAELAKLAARHQVDLIAIGNGTASRETDKLAGELIKKHPELKLTKAVVSEAGASVYSASAFASQELPGMDVSLRGAVSIARRLQDPLAELVKIDPKSIGVGQYQHDLSEVSLSRSLDAVVEDCVNAVGVDVNTASAPLLTRVSGITTGLAENIVGHRDEHGPFRSRGALKEVPRLGPKAFEQCAGFLRIPGGEDPLDSSSVHPEAYPVVRRILSATSTELRSLIGNTRALQKLRPQDFVDDTFGLPTVTDILAELDKPGRDPRPAFKTATFAEGVDKLSDLKPGMRLEGVVTNVAAFGAFIDVGVHQDGLAHVSALSKNFVKDPREVVKPGDIVKVKVLEVDIPRKRISLTLRLDDEPGAGGGEQRRSSGGGRDGGGNRQAQRKGGQPRRQGRDSGGSGGSGGSGGSSGGGALADALRRAGYDNKR
- a CDS encoding nitroreductase family protein, with translation MDYGSPDQDTVLAALALAARAPSARNSQPWHWRLEERCLHLHARPDPERRPESLLDCGAALHHLRVALAASGWRSRVHRLPEPADPSHLATVLPYRGAPSGDERAMAAAIPLRRTDRRRYSSWFVPRSQVAALIAHAGVEGAVVRIAGDSLTRRRLAYVVALPARMYRLEPDYLLELAAAARLHATPEALLADEGNALVDEDGQSMFLALGTRAHDRLSRLRAGEAMSALLLAATALGLATCALTEPLASAGVSTLLRTRVLDGAFPHAVLRLGRVVKDSAPLPPTPRRPLADLLSFPAALAA
- a CDS encoding GAF domain-containing sensor histidine kinase, which gives rise to MTEGGRPRPLGRMDGLVEAMLEVGSGLELRPTLKRIVGVARKLVHARYGALGVLAPGGGLAEFLCEGFDERVCQAIGGMPTGRGLLGVVPARAAPLRLDELSAHPAAEGFPEHHPALRSLLSVPVLVRDEVFGVLHLSEKEDGAAFTEADEVVLQALAAAAGIAVENARRYEELRARERWREAAAEIRSALLVATDSKEVLNLIAARARDLAEADYAFIALADDPELPAEEVPELVVRVCAGLDAGALTGRAIPIQGSTCGEVFRGKAPRRVPALTYDLATGTGAAFGAALVLPLRAGDSVTGVLAALRARGGRPFGPELLPLMASFADQAALALQLAGDQRRQRELDLLADRERIARDLHDHVIQRVFAIGLSLQSTQQRSRSPEIQVRIGEIVDELQELVRVIRTAIFDLHDGAQGGGQLRKRLHEVIAELTGDAGLRSTVRMSGPLSVVPAALADHAEAVVREAVSNVVRHARATTVNLTVSVADDLAIVVTDNGVGIPDSAARSGLHNLVQRADAAGGRMAVTKVWDGGTRLAWSAPLP
- a CDS encoding response regulator, whose translation is MIKVFLVDDHEVVRRGIANLLEADPELAVVGEAGTVSQALARVPALRPDIAVLDVRLPDGSGIELCRELRSKLPALNCLMLTSFTDEQAMLDAILAGAGGYVIKDIRGMQLVSAVREVGSGRSLLDNRAAAALMAKLRTDVENADPLEALSERERVLLNLISEGLTNRQISERMHLAEKTVKNYVSRLLAKLGMQRRAQIAALAAKLRW